A window of Danio aesculapii chromosome 16, fDanAes4.1, whole genome shotgun sequence genomic DNA:
ttatatcacAAATATATCTCTCACAAAAAGTCAATCTGTTTTTAGTTCACACACATTAATGCCCTTAGATATCCATCCATCAGCTTCTGGAATGAATCGGCTGTGATCTATCAGTGCACCTCCTCATAGTTGTCTTCCACTGTAGCCAAAGTTTCAAGCTGGTGGTTCGGGAGCGTGTAGACAGACTTCCACCTTTTCTTCTTCAAGCTAAATTTCTTTTTCTCTGGCTTTTTCTCCTGCTCTCCCAGCAGTGAGAGGTAGGAAGAGACGCTGTTCTGAACTCCGTAGCTCACATCTGAAGAGCTTGTGCTCTGCTGGATGAGCTCTGAGCTGAGAGAGGAAATTATTAAATGTAGTTGAAAAAGATTTAAAGTGCCAACTTCATAGTTAAAATGATTATTCAAACAAACCCATTACGTGAATGAaggaataatgaaataaaaacgtatatatattaaaatttttttaaatatatatataatatatatatatatatatatatatatatatatatatatatatatatatatatatatatatatatatatatatatatatatatataaataaaaatatatatcctattatatatatatatatatatatatatatatatatatatatatatatatatatatatatatatatatatatgtgtatatatatatacacacacatatatatatatatgtgtgtatatatatacacatatatatatatatatatatatatatatatatatatatatatatatatatatatatatatatatatatgtgtgtatatatatatatacacacatatatatatatatatatatatatatatatatatatatatatatatatataatatgatatatatttttatttatatatatatatatatatatatatatatatatatatatatatatatatatatatatatatgtgtgtatatatatatacacacatatatatatatatatatatatatatatatatatatatatatatatatatatatatatataatatgatatatatttttatttatatatatatatatatatatatatatatatatatatatatatatatatatatatatatatatatataaataaaaatatatatcatattatatatatatatatatatatatatatatatatatatatatatatatatatatatatatatatatatatatatatatatatgtgtgtgtgtgtgtgtgtgtgtgtgtgtgtatgtatgtgtatatatatatatatatatatatatattatatatatatatatatatatatatatatatatatatatatatatatatactgtatgtatgtatgtatgtatgtatgtatatatatatatatatgtatatgtatgtatatatatatgtatatatatgtatatatatatatatatatatatatatatatatatatatatatatatatatatatatatatatatatatatatatatatgtgtatgtatatgtatgtatatatgtatatgtgtatatatatatatttttttatttttatatatatatatatttttttgtcttgattctagtaaaaatatttttaaaatttctagaaaagcaaaaaaatattgtcttgttttaagaaattatatgtcaaaatgaagtgagctttccttaaaacaagcagaataggCTGTCACTGGTGGAGGTAAAATGATCTTATGTTTATTTCCCCTGACCTCACAGTGCCCTACTTTAAAGACAGTCTGGAAGGGTTTTTTGCCTCCTTTTTCCTTAATGCATCTTATTTTCTCTTTCTAAAGCTACCTCTACTCCAACCTAAATTCCCCTCatatgtgtgatgtttgtgtctGGTCGGAGGGGTCCAATTCCGCTACATGTAACAGTGTATGTGATTAATTAAggcttcatcatcaccatcatcatcaaagcaaaaacaagattattttgcttaccccattggcagattatttttcttgttttttttataattcttttttcctggttttcacctttaatggataagacagtagagagtattgacaggaaagtaccGAAGTGCATGTGTCAAGCCACTAACCACTTCGCCATTGGCACcaaattatttttcttgttttaaagaaaaactcgcATAATTTTGGAatgttatttttgaaaacaatacaatatttttgcttgtctaaaaaatgcttcttgatataataattattaaatattatatatgcgtattagatagatagatagatagatagatagatagatagatagatagatagatagatagatagatagatagatagatagatagatagatagatagatagatagatagatagatagatagatagatagatagactaaaaacaagacaaaaactaagtaaGAAAGGCAATTTTGCAGCGAAAgtgactatttattttattggacAATAGTCTAATGCAGAAGACTTCTAGATTGCTATGTTTTTTCAACAAATACTTCAAAAAAATGCTAATACTTATCAAAGAATTGTGATTTTCTTTTGATCAAAAATCATTCTTAAATCTATTTAAACATTGATATGAtgaaatttattttacagtgatttTCTAAAATTTATGAAGCAACTTTAAAGACCAGTAACTGTTGAAAATTAAGCTTTTCCATCATAGCAATACAGTTCTTGTAACAGTTGTTTACAAGActtgtgttttattatatttttgataaaGTAAATGCAGTCTTTATTAgatatctatttaaaaaaaatagacgcTAATATGGGTTACCataattatacagtatttatagctTGGTCTAGTTTTTACTAGTTCACATAGAAAAATAATCGTTTTGATGATCCTATTACCTTCTCACTGCTCTCCAGTCAAAGGATAGCTTTCTCCCATCAGCTTTTCTCGTAACTTCACTTAGAGGTGTTTCACAGGCAGTCAAACATGGACCAGTTAAAACACAGCACAGGCCGTCTGCTATATCTAAACAAGACAACAAAATCTGCATCAAACTGATTTAATATATTTGCCATCATTTATAAGTTATTTATCTGTGTTATGTGATTTACCAGAGTAGTGGTTGACTAGGTCTTCCAGACACTGAAAGGTGAGGCGTGCGGAGATGTAGTACCAGTTGTTTGGCATTCGAACTATCCGATAATGCTTAATTGTTCTATGGCGCACAGATAAGGAGTAGATACCTACAAACATACAAGCAATATGATTGTTGCATCTGCCATAAATAAGCCAAAAACATTGGTTTGCAGATATTTTGAATTGGTCTATTTTAGGGCCCAGTTTAAGATGTTAATTCAGTAAATTAATTATAGGGGAAAAAGGCACATGCCACCCCGCACCCATGCAAGTCACCAAATATTTCATACAGCTGAATCATGAATACCATGGTGAAAAGTGTGATTGAGCTTACAGAAGGCAATATATGGCTCCAAAATTCAAGATACTGTGGTAATGTTGTCTTTTTAAGTTGTTGTCTCATTTTTCCATAGCATAGTTAAGTGGTTTCAACAAGTTCAGTATCACACGACTCCTTTTTTGTCCCGACTAGCACGATTGCAAATGTCATATTGATTTTTATAAAAGGTCCGTcaatttaattgttaatattatatttttttgacacactgaaaaaaatgagtgATTGGATGTACTAAATTGTTTTGAAGTGCTTGCAAACATTTATTATAGCCTTAGtttaaaccaacaaattaaacttagtaatgttcaacttaatttgtatgCAGCTTAATTCAGCCCATAAAAATTagttgcaaccacttaccttatagagccacagttatatatatataactagagccacacacacacgcacacacacacacatacatatgtgtatatgtatatatatatatatatatatatatatatatatatatatatatatatatatatatatatatatatatatatatatagttgaagtcagaattattaaccctccttttaagttttttttttttctttttttaaatatttcccaaatgatgtttaacagagcaaggaaattttcacagtatatctgattatattttttcttctggagaaagtcttatttgctttatttcagctagaataaaagcagtttttaatttttaaaaaaacatttttaggtcaaaattaattgcccctttaagctaaattttctttcaatagtctacagaacaaaccatcgttttacaataacttgcctaattaccctaacctgcctagttaacctaattaacctagttaagcctttaaatgtcactttaagttgtatagaagtgtcttgaagaatatctagtaaaatattatttactgtcattatggcaaagataaaataaatcagttattagaaattagttattaacttttatgattaaaaatgttgaaaaaatattctctacaTTGaatagaaattagggaaaaaaaacagggggctaattattcaggggggctaataattctgacttcaactgtatgtgcttaTAGAAACACAGAACTATGTGTTTCTTTAAAGTGTGGGGGTAGGGTAAGGATTAGGTGGTGTGGTTGGGATTAGGCAATCAGGTAGTGAATTCAGCAAGGTGCATAATTTGACAGGCGTGCATTTCACAGCCCAACATTGTTGTAAACATAATACTGACAAACTTTTTTAGTTCTCAACCACATTTGAAATGcagtcattacatttttattgattgGTAGCTTTAGTCTGTTATGAATTTTTTTGTCCAGAGAGTCCAGTTTTTCTCTTGTTTGTTTCAGTTCTCATCCAGAGAAGCACCAGACCTTATGGCATATATGGCTATGTGAGATTGTATGTGAAGTTAAGCATCTTAAACATATTTTCTAACCTTTAGTGCTCTCTCTGATCAGGAACGAACCCACTCTGTTTCCTGGGAGCCGAAGCAGCTCCTCAGCTTTGGGTCTGGACAAGTTTTCAAACAGCCAGCTAGACAGTCATGAAATATTTTTCCATTAACATTTAGAGAACATTAAAATGCAAATGAAGCTAGACAACAAGTAAAACCTACCCATGGTAGACTTTTGTGGCATGGCAGTGCGGTATAAAATTCACTTCCTTGGTGCTGAGTGAGAAAACTTTCCACCAGTAACCTTCTCTGAAAGACAAGGAGACTTGTATAAATGCTGATGAACAGATactctttttttgtcattttgatatTTGTAACAATTGGGCTATTTATATTAAGTGaaaagtttgtttgtgtttgttaaaCAGGCTAAATTAGTGTCCGTGCAAAGACTAACTGCTTGGGTTTGTGGTTTGCTGTCACACATTGAACCAAGCAAACTGTCAGTGTTATTTCTGTCATCAGCTGAAACACTTTGAAAATGATTGCAAAATACACATACATTCCCGGATATACTTCTGCTCAGAAGTATGCAATCATTAGATAGTGTAGTAACTTACTGTAGTGTTTCCACTTTATTTACATATCTTATAATGCTTTCTAAGaatcataaaaaaagaacatagttttcattaaatatattacaatgtGTTAAATGACCGTACTggctttgttaaaataaatattgttatgttACTCAGGCACAAGATCAGcatattacaaaataattaataaaatctgAAGGCtgaagtattataataataataataatagactgaaatagaaataataataataataataataatattattattattattatagaatatCTTGAAAATTAAACTCTTAATTGCATTTCAAACATGTAAAGGGAATTTCTGGTATCTTAACAatcctgtattattattattattattattattattattattattattattattattattattattattattatggtttacGTTTTTTGGTCAATTAAAAtatgtcatgtttatttatttgtttgtttatttagggctatttttatatattttggagaataaaagtaaaagaaaaattaagattTTACTATAGTGCAGAAACTCTTGGAGAAACACAAAATGCTAATGCTTACTCAGACACTACTTTCAGCCAATCACCCACTCGAAATATAGGCTCGCAGATTTCAGGAGGAGGGTAGTTATCCAGCACTATTGCTGTATCGTTCTCATGCACTGTAAACAAAGCATTGCATCTGTGTattagcaaaaaaatatatattttatgaatatttgcTACAAGCAGCTCTTTGACTCCTGCTAATACAATGAACATCTGTACATTTACATATTAATCTCTTATTTAGAGAGCCAGGAAGTACTACTGGGCTCCTTTTCCTTTAAGgctttaaatattttatcttgaaatttaaaaaaaaattctggatcAGATGTAATAAGAGAAAAGCAAACTCCAATTGTTTTTATCAACAATATGTCAGGTTATTTTTGCACAATAactttacaaacatatttatcttTATAGGGCGTACACTGTATCtgttttaactaatttatttagttttttgtttgctcAAACTACAGAAGTTCATCTTAGTCTTTTCAGTGCTATTTCACTTCAAGGACATGATCACAGCTTACTCAGCAAGTTTAGTCTAAACAGAGAACTGATATCTGTATGTTTAAATACAGTTCGAGTCTCTTCACACACCACAACATCTGTAAACAATCAAAAGTGTGTGGTTATCTGCCTATAATAGCTGAAAATGTCACTTAAAACCAGTCAAACATTCAGTCACTCAAACGACGCTCAGTATTTTCATACCTCCCACTGGAAGGTCTTCATTAGCACGAATTTGTCTGAAATCCTCTGGGGTCCTTTGGCTTGTCAGAGCGCCACCCATTTTCAGTCGCCCACAACTCTTCCTACAGATATTTACCACATCAGATGAGCATGTCTGTCCCAAATGAGTCCCTTTTGGCTTCTGTTAAACAGTGTTAGCTGATGTTGCTGTTGTTTTGCTGTGTAACTTCCCATTGATAAGAGCTGAAGGGCATGACTTTTCTCACCACACTTTCCACTTCACGCACAAGCAAAAATAGGAAGTGATGAAAGCAAATGGCTGTTTAATCGTACACAAATGTATTCAGATATGCCTTGCTTATTGAAGTGACATGCTTCTGGTAAATATGTGTATAAATAGAAGTAATATGCAAACTAAACCACACCTGGTTTCATGTTTTTCctatttagattttgtgtttttgAGGGGGATCCATGATAAATATTACTGTGCAGTTTGTCTGAAAAGGGCCTTCAATTGTCAAACTGAGTAAAAAAAAGGACTTAAAAGTAAAACAGGATATtgttaatgaattaattttgacTGGCTATTATATACATCTTATGTAGAGTTGAGGATGATATAATTCTCTtgcaaatatgtttaacagagcaaaaacattttttttcactgtatttcagATTATATTATAAAGTCAgatttcttttaatttggctggaatagtaaaatatatatgttttgaaaatgtaacaacTGTTAACGTCAATATTGTTAGTCTCATTAAGATTTTTATTccatttaagatttatttacttttgtccgGGGACTTTCCTAATTATCTTGActttgcctagttaatctaattatttaAGCTTTTTTCACCCTTAATTGGGATTGGActgtggaggttacagacaggaaagtattgggagcaaaGAGAGGGAAAGGGggagcaaaggaccttgagccaggaatcgaacttaggtcaccatgagcaccatggtgctataagTCGGCACACTTAATCACAAGGCTATTGGCCCCGACAATTATTTAAGCTTTTAAGTGGCTGagtataaacatttaataaacaattactCTGAACAATAATTCTTTAAGCTGAGtagtagtatcttgcaaaatagctagtaaaatattatgtgctgtcgtcatggcaaagacaaaggaAATTAGTTTTTATAATAATCAACATCatagttattttaaaaatctattaaaaataactTCAGTATTTTGAAGaagaataaaaatgtaacaattttaaatgatttatttatgctatttatGCTATAATATCCGATTTTTAGTTTGGTGAAAAAACCTTGTAGAAACACAAAATACTAATGCGTACTCAGACACTACTTTCAGCCAATCTCCCACTCGAAATATAGGCTCGCAGATAGATATTTTTTCTAATAAACATATCAAATTTCATGTAAAATTTCTCATCAAAGCAAAAAATGATCGAACTCTTACCTTACAAAATAATTCACTTGCACTATGCCATCTCTGCTTTTTTAAGAAGAATCCCCATACAATCATTGTTTGCAAcctgcaatttttttatttcttaaaagctGCGTATAAAGAACTGCAATAAGTTATAAAGAAGTTTACCTCCACCTGCTCCTagcacaaataaaactttctcaacAGCATATTTGCTTGAGCAAATAACTTTCTACATTACAcatgcctacacacacacacgcacaagcatatatatatatatatatatatatatatatatatatatatatatatatatatatatatatatatatatatatatatatatatatatatacatttttttaagaatatCTAACACAGGCAGCTCTTTGAGTCCtgctaataaaacaaacatttgaacatttttacATATTAGTCTCTTATTTATAGATGGTCAGGATCTAATAAGCCAAAGGGCTCCGTTACCATTAAGGCTTGAAACACtaaatcttaaattaaaactttttttttcttgatcaAATGTAAtaagtaaagaaaagaaaaactcccATTATTTTTATCAAAATGGCCGAATAATAATTCAATAAGCAATCATTGAGTAATAGTATCTTGATAATAAAATTCCAactgtgtaaatatattttatatacataacctattaaatattttatcagggaatgtaaataaaatgttaaaagtaGGAACTATTgttgtgtttaattgttttccGTTAAATCATTTACAAATGGGGATGTCTTGAATAGCCAGTGCCTAAAACTAGTGGCTGCTGACATATTGGAGACACatataatgaattaattactcaaatattattattgtctttCTAAAGTAAAATTATAAGTATTACacaaataaggaaaataaatttGACTATTTATGAAGgggttttttatattataatataaaatcacatttttcaGGTGTCCTTATAGTGCTTGTATGCAATGCTAAACAAAGCTGTTGTTTGCTTGCAGGGAGGCTCAGTGTTTTCTCCAGCTGTTGTAATGAGTTCATCCAAAGCCCAAGCACAGACTTCATCTCTGGCTGGAGAATTGGACTGTCCTGTCTCTGATCCTCCACAGCTGCTGGACTGCCTGAGGAGCAAACCAGCTCACAGCATCAATGCTGCACAGACCAAGGTGTGACTGAGAAATAAAACTGTCAAAAGCCTTGTTATTTTAGTTGTTTAACATCTTTTTTCTCCTGTGTTGTGTGTAGTTGTTAGCTGTAAGTGGTCCACTGCAGGCCTGGTCACCGGTGGTTGATGGAAATGTAGTTCGGGAAAAGCCTTCTGTGGCCCTTCAGTCCGGACGCTTCCACAAAGCGGAAATATTATTGGGGTCTTCGTTTGAGGACGGACTCATCAGCAGAGCCAAGAACATCAAGGTTGGACCACATTGAGATATGAGTGAGGGTGTAATGATAAACACATTCAGAGATTTTAGCTACAGGTCAATACAAGTAAAGTGTGGTTTTCGCCAGTGTATCTGCAGGGATTCAATTGAAACTTCCATTTTTATGTATTctcattttaacaaattaatataGGGTTTTTATATCaagaatacaatacaatatttatttattaagcacaTAGGAGTGCTAAAGACAGAGCTAAGTGCTAAAGAATGAGTTTTTAGtattggatttttgttttttgtgatgtGTGAATGAAGCTTCACTAGACATTATGTAGCACACCTCCCATCCAATAATTGCAGGAAgctttgtgttttgttactttgaTAGTCAACAAAGACTCATATATcaggaatttcttttttttatgattcAATTTTTTATTGTCTTCAATAATTTAACAGTTCAATCAGTTTACAAATTTTGACCTCCTTTTAACATCCCCGTTTCCCTCACCTCCCCAACAGCGGCAGTGGCTGTCATTAGATGTAGCTATCATAAATCCagtaaatacagataaataatataagactcaataaataaataaaaaataaaaaacacacacaaacagaacataataatagtaaaaataaataaataaaaaataaataattacaaaaatacaacatcaatacaataataataataatacacaaataaatcaaataagataaTTACACGTTTACTGTGCATCTCACCACAGTGACCTTATTCATTTTCCAAAAAAGCCAAATAATTTCCCCATCTTCTCtgagaaacatatatatatataaatattaggaaTTTCAAATAATAAATGCAGTGGTTTTTAAGAGTCTATGAATAGTttagaaaataaaacagaaattaatattttacacattttactcAAAATAGAAAAACGACTATTAATTGCAAATCCCCAGAACTAATAATAACTTTGAAGTGGTCTCCTTTTTCCCCAGAGCTTTCCAAAAACTGCATTGAATAAGGTTTCCATGTTAATTGTAGATTTCAACATTGCAGTATTGTTCAAGTAAAGTTCAAGTAAAGGGGCCTATACTGTTTACAGCATAAGCTAAGAtcattttttccttaaaatgacttattgacattttaattgtgaattgtaagtgaaaaaataagcaattatatatataaatctttgtTTTCGATtggctatagaacaaaccactgttgtccaattacTTGACTAATTAACCAAATTCTAGTATCTTATGAACAACTAGCAAAGTAGCATGTACTGGTATAATGGCAAAGAGtagagaaattagttattaaaattattatgtttaaatatgtgttGACAAAAATCTCTACATTAAATAGCACTTTTTTGCTCTACATTAAATAGCACTTTTTTATTTGAAGTAGTATTTTATgtaattgtataatataatattttatagaaataataatatgatatatcaTTTGAATAATATAATTGACGAAACTCAAATCTACTGAATCATTATTTTTCTGTACCGTTACACTCCTAAAAATGGGAGTGTGTAGAAAAAAAATCGAATGAGTTCTTCAGAAGAGTCATTAATTCATTAGTATGTTGTGATATTTTATCATTCACACTTCTCTGATGTTTATTTGTGCAGAACTTTGAGCAGCTTCAGGGAAGAGCTGACAGTAAGACAGCGTTTTATGCAGCCCTGTCCAACTCTCTGGGTGGAGATGATGCCAATGCTTTTGTGAAGGAGGCCGCAACCTGGTTCTACTCCTTACAGCACTCACCCacaccttcaggatacaatgtgtTCTCACGCGCGCTGGAAAATGCTACCAGGTGAGAGGACAACAATCTAACACAACTGAAGTATGCTTTAGCATTGTTCTTTAAAGAAAATGAACTTTTTTGGTGACATTAAGGGACATATCATACACATaaatggcatgatttgttgcaattttcagaccagcaaAACCCCAAGTTTCCAGTTTTATACCAtgtgtttaaatagcaaatccgtttgcgccactttgtggactcatgggcgtactggtctaaaaaggaggtgtgttaaggcccATTGTTGgcgctttgctattttgaggaactgaattaGACCGCACCGATGATCATCTAAAAgctagtctaaagtccagcacagcgCGGAAGTTGtgcgcctatgtgggttcaaacgtttacacacacaagatgtacagcaatacacaaatatctttacatttttttttaattaaaggattaaaatgttacaaaaatattattttctacataaatataaaaaccactgcctccatgcctcgtctcagggtttttttttcagttaattctTGACAATTTGCAATTTTATAACagtattatttttagttatggtataatttattatatgcacatttatatttgttttattaaaaacaagtttagatttgtccacctgtcgggtttaggttt
This region includes:
- the LOC130243601 gene encoding src-like-adapter, with the translated sequence MGGALTSQRTPEDFRQIRANEDLPVGVHENDTAIVLDNYPPPEICEPIFRVGDWLKVVSEEGYWWKVFSLSTKEVNFIPHCHATKVYHGWLFENLSRPKAEELLRLPGNRVGSFLIRESTKGIYSLSVRHRTIKHYRIVRMPNNWYYISARLTFQCLEDLVNHYSDIADGLCCVLTGPCLTACETPLSEVTRKADGRKLSFDWRAVRSSELIQQSTSSSDVSYGVQNSVSSYLSLLGEQEKKPEKKKFSLKKKRWKSVYTLPNHQLETLATVEDNYEEVH